The Flavobacterium piscisymbiosum genome includes a region encoding these proteins:
- a CDS encoding group III truncated hemoglobin, which yields METLKDISNLEDIKQMVNSFYANVRKDELIGPIFNDKLLDRWEPHLQKMYGFWQTILFDVRAYSGTPFPPHKQLPVDKTHFDRWIAIFNTTIDAQFVGPITEEAKMRAANMAYMFSHKIEYFRNAENELRNTSGKS from the coding sequence ATGGAGACGCTTAAAGATATTTCGAACTTAGAAGACATTAAACAAATGGTGAACAGCTTTTATGCAAATGTTCGAAAAGATGAGCTGATTGGTCCTATCTTTAATGACAAATTGCTAGATCGCTGGGAACCTCATCTGCAAAAAATGTACGGATTCTGGCAAACTATTTTATTTGATGTAAGAGCTTATTCAGGAACTCCTTTTCCGCCACACAAACAATTACCTGTAGATAAAACGCATTTTGACCGCTGGATTGCAATTTTTAATACCACAATCGATGCACAATTTGTCGGCCCAATAACCGAAGAAGCTAAAATGCGTGCTGCAAATATGGCCTATATGTTCAGCCACAAAATTGAATATTTTAGAAATGCTGAAAACGAACTGAGAAATACATCAGGTAAATCTTAA
- a CDS encoding RICIN domain-containing protein, with protein MHKTTHKPTNRVKAILTQVIIIMLFVIIKTNAQTVTPFITSGDQTRLLQQQSTVSFGTNSGTNPSTITINAGTTYQTMDGFGYTLTEGSCEVISAMAATQQNQLLNDLYNPVTGLNASVVRISIAASDLSSSSYSYNETSGDVNMNNFSLNGPDLTYLIPIIKKIKLINPNIKILATPWSAPRWMKTNNSWIGGSLQTQYYAAYARYFVKYFAAMQAQGISIWGITPQNEPENPHNEPSMLMNSTEQKNFINQQLGPQMAAAGYGNIKIIAFDHNCDNTAYPIDVLNNSSYVDGAAFHLYLGNISAMSTVRNATNKNVYFTEQYTGSGGSFSGDFGWHMQNVVIGSTNNWSKTVLEWNAANNPSLGPRTPGGCNSCLGAVTVNNSTSYTKNVAYYIIGQISKFVKPGAVRISSSSTSGTIQTVGFRNPDGSIALVVYNSGSANTIKVVSGSSAFNYTVPASSAVTFNWSAGSPPSSSLPGYYNIISRNSNKGLDVADNSTTSGGRIQQYDITGGGGSNQRWKFVPDGSGNYYIIVKSTGLYLAPESNSTADGIKVQQRAFSSSNEFKWTVNNLGGGYYSIINVNSGKSLDVESVSTANGANIQVWAYTGGLNQQWQLVQVEASAARKAAVEEEANTVSDFSLYINITNNYLKINTPNSGSGQVEVYNASGQNVLKRSVDFTTGTEAEIEISQLPKGIYVVKVNDSKSTYSKKVIKK; from the coding sequence ATGCACAAAACTACTCACAAACCTACAAATCGGGTAAAAGCAATTTTGACTCAGGTCATTATTATAATGCTTTTCGTTATTATCAAAACAAATGCCCAAACAGTAACACCTTTTATCACATCAGGTGATCAGACAAGATTATTACAGCAGCAATCTACAGTAAGTTTCGGGACAAATTCAGGAACTAATCCTTCTACAATTACGATAAATGCCGGAACAACCTACCAAACCATGGACGGATTTGGTTATACCCTTACCGAAGGAAGCTGCGAAGTAATAAGCGCAATGGCAGCGACTCAGCAAAATCAATTATTAAATGATTTGTACAATCCTGTTACAGGCTTAAACGCCAGTGTAGTTCGTATTAGTATAGCGGCTTCTGATTTAAGCAGTTCGTCTTATAGTTATAACGAAACTTCAGGAGACGTTAATATGAATAATTTCAGTCTCAACGGACCAGATTTGACGTATTTAATTCCCATTATAAAAAAGATTAAGCTGATCAATCCAAACATAAAAATATTAGCCACTCCGTGGTCAGCGCCACGCTGGATGAAAACTAATAATTCCTGGATTGGCGGAAGTTTACAAACACAATATTACGCCGCCTACGCGAGATATTTTGTAAAGTATTTTGCAGCAATGCAAGCGCAGGGAATTTCAATTTGGGGAATCACACCTCAAAACGAACCAGAGAATCCCCATAATGAACCAAGCATGCTAATGAATTCTACAGAACAAAAGAATTTTATTAACCAGCAACTTGGGCCTCAAATGGCTGCGGCAGGTTACGGAAACATAAAAATCATCGCTTTTGATCATAATTGCGACAATACAGCTTATCCTATCGATGTTTTAAACAATAGCAGTTATGTTGATGGTGCAGCGTTTCATTTGTATTTAGGAAATATTTCGGCCATGTCAACAGTACGAAATGCTACAAACAAAAATGTTTATTTTACAGAACAATACACCGGATCAGGCGGAAGTTTTAGCGGAGATTTTGGCTGGCACATGCAAAATGTCGTGATTGGAAGTACCAATAACTGGTCAAAAACAGTTCTGGAATGGAACGCGGCCAATAATCCAAGTTTAGGACCGCGTACTCCTGGAGGATGCAACAGTTGTTTAGGAGCTGTTACAGTAAATAATAGTACAAGTTATACTAAAAATGTGGCTTATTATATTATTGGTCAGATCTCAAAATTTGTAAAACCGGGCGCTGTAAGAATTTCATCTTCAAGTACAAGCGGCACAATTCAAACTGTCGGATTTAGAAATCCTGACGGATCGATTGCACTTGTGGTTTACAATTCAGGATCGGCCAATACGATAAAAGTGGTTTCAGGATCATCAGCATTTAATTATACAGTTCCCGCTTCATCAGCAGTTACTTTCAATTGGTCTGCAGGATCGCCGCCATCATCTTCTTTGCCTGGATATTACAACATTATTTCAAGAAACAGCAATAAAGGATTAGATGTTGCAGATAATTCGACTACAAGCGGAGGACGCATTCAGCAATATGATATTACCGGTGGAGGAGGAAGTAACCAACGTTGGAAGTTTGTTCCTGACGGAAGCGGCAATTACTATATCATTGTAAAATCGACAGGATTGTATTTGGCTCCGGAAAGTAATAGTACTGCCGATGGAATAAAAGTACAGCAAAGAGCATTCTCATCTTCAAATGAATTTAAATGGACCGTGAACAATCTTGGCGGAGGTTATTATAGTATTATTAATGTAAATAGCGGAAAATCATTGGATGTCGAAAGTGTTTCTACTGCAAACGGAGCCAATATTCAGGTTTGGGCGTATACGGGAGGATTAAATCAGCAATGGCAATTGGTACAGGTTGAAGCTTCTGCAGCCAGGAAAGCTGCTGTAGAAGAAGAGGCCAATACCGTATCTGATTTTTCTCTTTATATCAATATAACAAACAACTATTTAAAAATTAATACGCCAAATTCAGGTTCAGGACAAGTCGAAGTTTACAATGCTTCAGGTCAAAATGTTTTAAAAAGAAGCGTTGATTTTACAACTGGTACTGAAGCCGAAATAGAAATTTCGCAATTACCAAAAGGTATTTATGTAGTTAAAGTTAACGATAGTAAAAGCACATATTCTAAAAAAGTGATAAAGAAATAA
- the ilvA gene encoding threonine ammonia-lyase IlvA codes for MNLFNEVLAAKKQLENVVAATPLTQNLNLSDEFQSTILLKREDLQIVRSYKIRGAYNKISSLNEKEKAIGIVCASAGNHAQGVAYSCNLLQIQGKIYMPKTTPKQKVKQVQLFGKSFVEIVLTGDTFDDAYASATADAIQNHKIFIHPFDDEKVIAGQGTVGLEILESYKEPIDYIFVPIGGGGLASGLSEVFRHLSPNTKIIGVEPKGAPSMKTSIEENKNTALKTIDKFVDGAAVKQVGDKTFEICRYNLEDIILVPEGKVCTTILRLYNEEAMVVEPAGALTIAALDFYKDKIKGKTVVCVVSGSNNDIERTAEIKERSLLYEGLMHYFMIQFPQRPGALKEFVNNILGPDDDITYFQFAKKNSREVGSVVVGLELKNKKDIMAIKLNMTKNGFEFQYLNDNQDLFTQLIG; via the coding sequence ATGAATTTATTTAACGAAGTACTTGCTGCAAAAAAGCAACTCGAAAATGTAGTTGCCGCTACTCCACTCACTCAAAATTTAAATCTTTCAGACGAGTTTCAATCGACTATTTTATTGAAACGGGAAGATTTACAAATTGTGCGGTCGTACAAGATTAGAGGCGCTTACAACAAGATTTCTTCGTTGAATGAAAAAGAAAAAGCAATAGGAATTGTTTGCGCCAGTGCAGGAAATCACGCGCAAGGTGTAGCCTATTCTTGTAATCTTTTGCAAATACAAGGCAAAATTTATATGCCAAAAACAACTCCGAAACAAAAGGTAAAACAAGTGCAGTTGTTTGGAAAATCTTTTGTAGAAATTGTACTAACCGGAGATACTTTTGATGATGCTTATGCTTCGGCCACAGCAGATGCAATCCAAAATCATAAAATATTTATTCATCCTTTTGATGATGAAAAAGTAATTGCCGGTCAGGGAACTGTAGGTTTAGAAATTCTGGAAAGCTACAAAGAACCAATAGATTATATTTTTGTTCCGATTGGTGGTGGCGGACTGGCTTCTGGTTTATCTGAAGTTTTTAGGCATTTGAGTCCGAATACTAAAATTATTGGGGTTGAGCCCAAAGGTGCGCCTTCGATGAAAACCTCGATTGAAGAAAACAAAAATACAGCCTTAAAAACGATTGATAAATTTGTAGACGGCGCCGCTGTAAAACAAGTTGGAGACAAAACTTTTGAAATTTGCCGATACAATCTTGAAGACATAATTCTGGTTCCCGAAGGAAAAGTATGTACGACAATTTTACGTTTGTACAATGAAGAAGCAATGGTTGTTGAACCTGCAGGAGCATTAACAATCGCTGCTTTAGATTTTTATAAAGATAAAATAAAAGGCAAAACAGTAGTTTGTGTTGTAAGCGGAAGTAATAATGATATCGAAAGAACTGCCGAAATAAAAGAGCGCTCTTTACTATATGAAGGTTTGATGCATTATTTTATGATTCAGTTTCCGCAGCGTCCAGGAGCTTTAAAAGAATTTGTGAATAACATTTTAGGCCCGGATGATGACATCACTTATTTTCAGTTTGCAAAGAAAAACAGTCGTGAAGTTGGTTCTGTCGTTGTTGGTTTAGAATTAAAAAATAAAAAAGATATCATGGCTATCAAATTAAATATGACCAAAAATGGTTTCGAATTTCAATACCTGAATGACAATCAGGATTTGTTTACACAACTCATAGGATAA
- a CDS encoding DUF4136 domain-containing protein has product MKTFKLVPVFLLLILASCSTVSVYSDYDKNVDFAPYKTYAFFKPGIDKVEISDLDKRRILHAIDEQMQAKGFTKSENPDLLVNIFTKSREQVNVNQFSAGWGYGWGWGWNPYMMYGGNQTTVSTSTEGTLFIDLIDAKKKEMIWQGEGVGTLTKNVDKKDARVKEIVSKVLAQYPPVKK; this is encoded by the coding sequence ATGAAAACATTCAAATTAGTACCCGTTTTTTTGCTTTTGATACTAGCCTCATGCAGCACGGTAAGTGTATATTCTGATTACGATAAAAACGTAGATTTCGCGCCATATAAGACGTACGCTTTTTTTAAGCCCGGAATTGATAAGGTCGAAATTTCTGATTTGGATAAAAGACGTATCCTACATGCCATAGACGAACAAATGCAAGCCAAAGGTTTTACAAAAAGCGAAAACCCTGATTTATTAGTAAATATTTTTACAAAATCAAGAGAACAAGTAAATGTAAACCAATTTAGCGCCGGTTGGGGTTACGGTTGGGGTTGGGGATGGAATCCTTACATGATGTACGGAGGAAACCAAACTACAGTATCAACTTCTACCGAAGGAACTTTATTCATTGATTTAATCGATGCTAAAAAGAAAGAAATGATCTGGCAAGGTGAAGGAGTTGGAACTTTAACCAAAAACGTCGATAAAAAAGATGCAAGAGTAAAAGAAATTGTATCGAAAGTTTTAGCGCAATATCCTCCGGTTAAAAAGTAA
- a CDS encoding urocanate hydratase → MTFQEQIKQGIPSILPPKKDYDLAINHAPKRKDILSSEEKKLALKNALRYFEAKHHAELIKEFSEELEKYGRIYMYRLRPDYRMYARPIDEYPGKSLQAKAIMHMIQNNLDYAVAQHPHELITYGGNGAVFQNWAQYLLTMQYLSEMTDEQTLTMYSGHPMGLFPSHTEAPRVVVTNGMVIPNYSKPDDWEKMNALGVSQYGQMTAGSYMYIGPQGIVHGTTITVLNGFRKIKLNPEGNLFVTSGLGGMSGAQPKAGNIAGCITVCAEVNPKITKIRHEQGWINEIVTSTEELVKRVTLAKANKEVVSIAYLGNVVDVWECFDKENIKIDLGSDQTSLHNPWAGGYYPVGISFEEANEMMANNPDLFKEKVQESLRRQAKAINKHTAKGTYFFDYGNAFLLEASRAGADVMAENNIDFKYPSYVQDIMGPMCFDYGFGPFRWVCTSGKPEDLQKTDNIASQVLEELAKTSPDEIQQQMQDNIKWIKGAQENKLVVGSQARILYADAEGRIKIAEAFNQAIAKGEIGTVVLGRDHHDVSGTDSPYRETSNIYDGSRFTADMAIQNVIGDSFRGATWVSIHNGGGVGWGEVINGGFGMVLDGSKEASKRLASMLFWDVNNGISRRSWARNDEAIFAIKRAMEVQPLLKVTLPNIVDENLF, encoded by the coding sequence ATGACTTTTCAAGAACAAATAAAACAGGGAATTCCATCCATACTTCCTCCAAAAAAAGATTACGATTTAGCGATTAACCACGCGCCAAAACGAAAAGATATTCTTTCGTCAGAAGAAAAAAAACTGGCTTTAAAAAATGCATTGCGTTATTTTGAAGCCAAACATCACGCTGAATTAATCAAAGAGTTCTCAGAAGAATTAGAAAAATACGGTCGTATCTATATGTATCGCCTGCGTCCGGATTATAGAATGTACGCGCGACCAATTGACGAATATCCTGGAAAATCATTGCAGGCAAAAGCGATAATGCACATGATTCAGAACAATCTGGATTATGCTGTGGCACAACATCCGCACGAATTAATTACGTATGGAGGAAACGGAGCTGTTTTTCAGAACTGGGCGCAATATTTATTAACAATGCAATATTTGTCAGAAATGACAGATGAGCAAACGTTGACAATGTATTCAGGTCATCCAATGGGATTATTTCCTTCGCATACTGAAGCGCCAAGAGTTGTGGTTACTAACGGAATGGTAATCCCGAATTATTCTAAACCCGACGATTGGGAAAAAATGAATGCTTTAGGCGTTTCGCAATACGGACAAATGACCGCCGGAAGCTATATGTATATTGGTCCTCAAGGAATTGTACACGGAACTACGATCACGGTTTTGAATGGTTTTAGAAAAATAAAACTAAATCCTGAAGGAAATTTATTCGTAACTTCAGGACTTGGCGGAATGTCTGGCGCACAACCAAAAGCCGGAAATATTGCGGGTTGTATTACGGTCTGCGCCGAAGTAAATCCGAAGATTACCAAAATTCGCCACGAACAAGGCTGGATTAATGAAATCGTAACCTCGACAGAAGAATTGGTAAAAAGAGTCACTTTGGCGAAAGCCAATAAAGAAGTGGTTTCGATTGCTTATTTAGGAAATGTGGTGGATGTTTGGGAATGTTTTGATAAAGAAAACATCAAAATTGATTTGGGTTCAGATCAGACTTCACTTCATAATCCGTGGGCTGGAGGTTATTATCCTGTTGGAATTTCGTTTGAAGAAGCCAACGAAATGATGGCCAATAATCCGGACTTATTCAAAGAAAAAGTTCAGGAATCTTTACGTCGTCAAGCGAAAGCAATTAACAAACATACTGCAAAAGGAACTTACTTTTTCGATTACGGAAATGCCTTTTTACTTGAAGCTTCCCGCGCGGGTGCTGATGTTATGGCGGAAAATAATATCGATTTTAAATATCCGAGTTATGTTCAGGATATTATGGGACCAATGTGTTTTGATTACGGATTTGGGCCTTTTAGATGGGTTTGTACTTCAGGAAAACCAGAAGATTTACAAAAAACAGATAATATCGCCAGTCAGGTTTTAGAAGAATTGGCAAAGACTTCTCCAGATGAAATTCAGCAGCAAATGCAGGATAATATCAAATGGATCAAGGGAGCGCAGGAAAATAAACTGGTTGTAGGTTCTCAGGCAAGAATTCTTTATGCCGATGCCGAAGGACGAATTAAAATTGCCGAAGCTTTTAATCAGGCGATTGCGAAAGGCGAAATTGGAACTGTTGTTTTAGGGCGCGATCATCACGATGTTTCGGGAACTGATTCTCCTTACAGAGAGACTTCTAACATCTATGACGGCTCTCGTTTTACGGCCGATATGGCGATTCAAAACGTGATTGGTGACAGCTTTAGAGGAGCAACCTGGGTTTCGATTCATAATGGCGGAGGAGTTGGCTGGGGAGAGGTTATAAATGGTGGCTTTGGTATGGTTCTTGATGGTTCTAAAGAGGCTTCAAAACGTTTAGCATCAATGCTTTTTTGGGATGTTAACAACGGAATTTCAAGACGAAGCTGGGCCCGAAACGACGAAGCTATTTTTGCAATAAAAAGAGCAATGGAAGTTCAGCCGTTATTAAAGGTAACTTTACCCAATATTGTAGATGAAAATCTATTTTAA
- a CDS encoding 2-hydroxyacid dehydrogenase — MKVFINKNIPEAGILLLQEKGINITVNPTENVLSRNEFIKICQENDVLLNVGANNLDEDFFQQCPNLKGIALFSVGFDAVNIPSANKRKIPVGNTPDVLSRATSDIAFLLMQSVARKSFYSHKKIINGKWESFNALENLGQELYGKTLGIFGLGRIGFEMAQKCKAAFGMNIIYHNRSHNENAEKELDAKYVDFETLLSKSDVLSVHSNYSEENNELFNKNAFAKMKSNAIFINTARGKFHNEDDLFYALTNNVIWGAGLDVTNPEPMKKDNPLLSLSNCCILPHIGSATYEARNAMAVCAAQNIIALFENKKMPFCVNEEVYL; from the coding sequence ATGAAGGTTTTTATAAATAAAAATATACCAGAAGCAGGCATTTTATTACTTCAGGAAAAAGGCATCAACATTACCGTAAATCCAACAGAAAATGTATTGTCAAGAAATGAGTTTATAAAAATCTGTCAGGAAAATGATGTTTTACTAAATGTTGGAGCCAATAATTTGGACGAAGATTTTTTTCAGCAATGCCCAAATTTAAAAGGAATCGCTTTATTTTCTGTTGGGTTTGATGCTGTTAATATTCCGTCGGCCAATAAAAGGAAAATTCCCGTTGGCAATACGCCGGATGTTTTAAGCAGAGCCACATCAGATATTGCTTTTTTATTGATGCAAAGTGTTGCCAGAAAATCATTTTATAGTCATAAAAAAATTATAAACGGAAAATGGGAAAGCTTTAATGCTTTAGAAAATTTAGGACAGGAACTCTACGGCAAAACATTAGGGATATTTGGTCTGGGAAGAATTGGTTTTGAAATGGCCCAAAAATGTAAAGCTGCATTTGGAATGAACATCATTTACCACAATCGTTCTCATAATGAAAATGCCGAAAAAGAACTTGATGCCAAATATGTAGATTTTGAAACTTTACTTTCTAAAAGTGATGTTTTAAGTGTTCATTCGAATTATAGCGAAGAGAACAATGAACTATTCAATAAAAATGCTTTTGCAAAAATGAAATCCAATGCTATTTTCATCAATACGGCAAGAGGAAAATTTCATAATGAAGATGATTTGTTTTACGCCCTGACTAATAATGTAATTTGGGGCGCCGGACTTGACGTGACCAATCCAGAACCTATGAAAAAAGACAATCCGTTATTATCATTGTCCAATTGTTGTATTTTACCGCATATTGGTTCAGCAACATACGAAGCAAGAAATGCAATGGCAGTTTGCGCCGCACAAAATATAATAGCACTTTTTGAAAATAAAAAAATGCCGTTTTGTGTTAATGAAGAAGTTTATTTATAA
- a CDS encoding DUF5522 domain-containing protein: protein MKEQSNENKLIEGEDFYYTPEGYKCFTEKHHLKRGYCCKSGCRHCPYGFDKKTGRINKPL from the coding sequence ATGAAAGAGCAAAGTAATGAAAATAAACTAATCGAAGGCGAAGATTTTTACTATACGCCCGAAGGTTATAAATGTTTTACCGAAAAACACCATTTAAAACGTGGTTATTGCTGCAAAAGTGGTTGCCGTCATTGTCCTTATGGATTTGATAAAAAAACAGGACGAATAAATAAACCGTTATAA
- a CDS encoding 1-aminocyclopropane-1-carboxylate deaminase/D-cysteine desulfhydrase codes for MNQEIHISFPNHISLTIKRDDLNHPFISGNKLRKLKYNLLQAKAENKTTLVTFGGAFSNHIAAVAYAGKEQGFKTIGVIRGDELFDKIEENPTLKFAQENGMQFEFVTREEYRNKSEISFIEKLKEKFGDFYLVPEGGTNELAVKGCEEILTEEDSVFNYVCCAVGTGGTISGLINSALPNQKVLGFPALKGDFLTNEIRIFAKQDNWNLISDYHFGGYGKINLELIEFINTFFEETKVPLDPIYTGKMVFGVIDLIHKNYFSEDSKILLLHTGGLQGIEGMNIKLKQKKLPILKSNG; via the coding sequence TTGAATCAGGAAATTCATATCAGTTTTCCTAATCATATTTCGCTGACTATAAAACGAGATGATCTCAACCATCCTTTTATTTCGGGGAATAAATTACGAAAATTAAAATACAATTTACTTCAGGCGAAAGCCGAAAATAAAACAACATTGGTAACTTTTGGCGGAGCTTTTTCGAATCATATTGCGGCGGTCGCGTATGCAGGAAAAGAACAAGGTTTTAAAACAATTGGCGTCATTCGCGGAGACGAGCTTTTTGATAAAATTGAAGAAAACCCAACCTTGAAATTCGCTCAGGAAAACGGAATGCAATTTGAGTTTGTAACCCGCGAAGAGTATCGAAATAAAAGTGAAATTTCGTTTATCGAAAAACTAAAAGAGAAGTTTGGCGATTTTTATTTAGTGCCCGAAGGCGGAACAAATGAATTGGCCGTAAAAGGCTGCGAAGAGATTTTGACGGAGGAAGATTCCGTTTTTAATTACGTTTGTTGTGCAGTTGGAACAGGCGGAACAATCTCCGGATTGATCAATAGTGCCTTGCCAAATCAGAAAGTTTTAGGGTTTCCGGCGTTAAAAGGTGACTTTTTAACCAATGAAATTCGTATTTTTGCAAAACAAGATAACTGGAATTTGATTTCTGACTATCATTTTGGAGGTTATGGGAAGATAAATTTAGAATTAATTGAATTTATCAATACTTTTTTTGAAGAAACAAAAGTGCCTTTAGATCCAATTTATACAGGAAAGATGGTTTTTGGCGTTATAGATTTAATCCATAAAAACTATTTTTCTGAAGATTCAAAAATATTACTCCTTCATACCGGCGGATTGCAGGGAATAGAGGGGATGAATATAAAATTGAAACAGAAAAAATTACCAATACTTAAAAGCAATGGTTAA
- a CDS encoding glucosaminidase domain-containing protein yields the protein MVKKIITFLILATLVSCSSSKPAIATTKKAAAIQRPRVAATKKQTPVKPIGKNYPSTNNTTEVIQSTSKTVVTGDLINNYILQFKDIAMGNMQKYGIPASIILAQGILESGAGRGDLALEANNHFGIKCHKDWLGESVRHDDDSAQECFRKYPEAAESYRDHALFLVGKKRYETLFTYEKDDYKAWAKGLRAAGYATDPNYPDKLISYIERYNLHQYDCQVTGRNYKPFEKSTTVKNSSIPSRSSSNSNSNDPNLYEVQKGDTLYSISKKFNVLVDDLKQKNNLSDNAISIGQRLKVK from the coding sequence ATGGTTAAAAAAATAATAACATTCTTGATTCTTGCTACTTTAGTAAGTTGTTCGTCCAGTAAACCTGCTATTGCAACGACCAAAAAAGCAGCAGCAATACAGAGGCCAAGAGTGGCAGCTACCAAAAAGCAAACTCCTGTTAAGCCAATTGGTAAAAATTATCCTTCTACAAATAATACAACTGAGGTTATTCAATCTACTTCGAAAACAGTTGTAACAGGCGATTTAATCAATAACTATATTTTGCAGTTTAAAGATATTGCAATGGGCAATATGCAGAAATACGGTATTCCTGCCAGTATTATTTTGGCACAGGGAATCTTAGAATCCGGTGCAGGAAGAGGTGATTTAGCATTAGAAGCAAACAATCATTTTGGAATAAAATGTCATAAAGACTGGTTGGGAGAAAGTGTTCGCCATGACGATGATTCAGCTCAGGAATGTTTTAGAAAATATCCCGAAGCAGCAGAATCTTATAGAGATCACGCTCTGTTTCTGGTTGGTAAAAAAAGATATGAAACTTTATTTACTTACGAAAAAGACGATTACAAAGCCTGGGCAAAAGGTTTGAGAGCTGCCGGTTATGCTACAGATCCTAATTATCCGGACAAATTAATAAGTTATATCGAAAGATACAATCTGCATCAATATGACTGTCAGGTTACCGGAAGAAATTACAAGCCTTTTGAGAAATCAACTACAGTTAAAAATTCTTCAATTCCATCTAGAAGTTCATCAAATTCAAACTCGAACGATCCTAATTTATACGAAGTTCAAAAAGGAGATACCTTATATTCAATTTCAAAAAAATTCAACGTATTGGTTGATGATTTAAAACAGAAAAACAATCTTTCAGACAATGCCATTTCTATAGGGCAGCGATTGAAAGTGAAATAA
- the hemL gene encoding glutamate-1-semialdehyde 2,1-aminomutase: protein MLYKRSSQLFAEAEKVIPGGVNSPVRAFKAVGGTPIFVKSAKGAYLYDEDGNKLIDYINSWGPMVLGHAYQPVVDAVIEKAKLGTSFGMPTELETQIAALAVSMVPNIDKIRFVNSGTEACMSAIRLARGFTKRDKIIKFAGCYHGHSDSFLIQAGSGAVTFGSPNSPGVTEGTAKDTLLAKYNDLENVKTLIEANKGEIAAIIIEAVAGNMGCIPPQKGFLEGLRELCTANGILLIFDEVMTGFRLARGGVQELYNINADIVTFGKVIGGGLPVGAFAAREEIMNYLAPLGPVYQAGTLSGNPLAMAAGLAMLQALDNDREIFTRLEEKTAYLEAGIDKVLKANNIVFTINRVGSMISVHFDASPVVDFQTAAKGDNETFKKFFHGLLNEGVYIAPSAYETWFITDALTYEDLDFTINAIDKVSKTF from the coding sequence ATGTTATATAAAAGAAGTAGTCAGCTTTTTGCTGAAGCAGAAAAAGTAATTCCGGGAGGAGTAAATTCACCAGTTAGAGCCTTTAAAGCCGTTGGGGGAACTCCTATTTTTGTAAAAAGTGCCAAAGGTGCGTATTTGTATGATGAGGACGGAAATAAATTAATAGATTACATCAACTCATGGGGACCAATGGTTTTAGGCCATGCGTATCAACCCGTTGTTGATGCTGTGATTGAAAAAGCAAAATTGGGAACTTCGTTTGGAATGCCAACTGAATTGGAAACTCAAATCGCTGCTTTGGCGGTTTCTATGGTTCCGAATATAGATAAAATAAGATTTGTAAATTCAGGTACAGAGGCTTGTATGAGTGCAATTCGTCTGGCGCGCGGATTTACAAAAAGAGATAAAATAATAAAATTTGCAGGTTGCTACCACGGACATTCTGATTCATTTTTGATTCAGGCTGGGAGTGGAGCCGTAACTTTTGGATCGCCAAATAGCCCTGGCGTTACAGAAGGAACCGCAAAAGATACTTTGTTGGCGAAATACAATGATTTAGAGAATGTAAAAACTTTAATCGAAGCGAATAAAGGCGAAATTGCAGCGATTATTATCGAAGCAGTTGCCGGAAATATGGGTTGTATTCCGCCACAAAAAGGTTTCTTAGAAGGTTTAAGAGAATTATGTACAGCAAACGGAATTTTATTAATTTTTGATGAGGTAATGACTGGTTTCCGTTTGGCTCGTGGTGGAGTTCAGGAATTATATAATATCAATGCTGATATTGTAACTTTTGGGAAAGTTATTGGCGGAGGTTTACCTGTTGGTGCTTTTGCTGCACGCGAAGAAATCATGAATTATCTGGCACCGCTTGGTCCGGTTTATCAGGCAGGAACATTATCAGGAAATCCGTTAGCAATGGCTGCAGGATTGGCAATGTTACAGGCACTTGATAATGATCGTGAAATTTTTACCCGTTTAGAAGAAAAAACAGCTTATCTGGAAGCAGGAATTGATAAAGTTTTAAAAGCGAACAATATTGTTTTTACCATCAATAGAGTGGGTTCTATGATTTCTGTTCATTTTGATGCTAGTCCGGTGGTTGATTTTCAAACCGCTGCAAAAGGAGATAACGAAACGTTTAAGAAATTCTTTCACGGTTTATTAAACGAAGGTGTTTACATTGCGCCATCTGCATACGAAACCTGGTTTATTACAGATGCGCTGACTTACGAAGATTTAGACTTTACAATTAATGCGATCGATAAAGTTTCGAAAACATTTTAA